One genomic window of Leptospira paudalimensis includes the following:
- the atpG gene encoding ATP synthase F1 subunit gamma, with protein MATPREIKKRINSVKNTRKITRTMEMVSTAKAKKATNKVNAAKPYADLTRELVSSLSSLAGIIHSPYLRKPDKIRKVAILAIAANRGLCGGFNSNLLRMVKNRIEELKAKGVEVEVHAAGKKAISFFKFAKVELVTSYTNIDDKAGSKEANDLASYFMERFANESVDSVEIISTHYYSAATQKPEITSVLPLQMEETGSKGSSGPEVLYEPDPKTILENLLPMVIKTTFVKIILESVASEHIARRVAMKAATDAAGEMIKLLTRGYNRVRQAKITQEISEIVGGAEAIS; from the coding sequence TTGGCGACACCGCGTGAGATAAAAAAGAGGATTAACTCGGTTAAAAATACGAGAAAAATCACTCGAACCATGGAGATGGTCTCCACGGCTAAGGCAAAAAAAGCCACTAACAAAGTAAATGCGGCGAAACCATACGCTGACTTAACACGTGAGTTAGTATCTTCTTTGTCTAGCCTTGCAGGGATCATTCACAGCCCTTACTTAAGGAAGCCGGATAAAATCCGTAAGGTCGCTATCCTTGCTATCGCCGCAAACCGTGGGTTATGCGGTGGTTTTAACTCCAATCTCCTTCGTATGGTCAAAAACCGTATCGAAGAGTTGAAGGCAAAAGGTGTGGAAGTAGAAGTCCATGCTGCAGGGAAAAAGGCGATCTCTTTCTTTAAATTTGCTAAAGTTGAATTGGTAACTTCATACACCAACATCGATGACAAAGCCGGAAGTAAAGAAGCGAATGACCTTGCTTCTTATTTTATGGAACGTTTTGCCAACGAATCGGTGGACTCTGTTGAAATCATTTCCACTCATTATTATTCAGCAGCAACTCAAAAGCCTGAGATAACTTCCGTTCTTCCGCTCCAAATGGAAGAAACGGGATCAAAAGGTTCGTCTGGTCCAGAAGTATTATATGAACCAGATCCAAAAACCATCTTAGAAAACTTACTACCAATGGTGATTAAAACTACATTTGTAAAAATCATATTGGAGTCTGTTGCTTCCGAACACATTGCACGTAGAGTTGCAATGAAAGCAGCTACAGATGCCGCTGGTGAGATGATCAAACTTCTGACACGTGGATACAACCGAGTTCGTCAGGCAAAAATTACGCAGGAAATTTCAGAAATCGTAGGGGGAGCGGAAGCCATCTCCTAA
- a CDS encoding GAF domain-containing protein, whose amino-acid sequence MGLLDRAEEIKKTSETKVSQTPSAKKDTPSLLKKAEHFRDEDPSPGQNITESIPVSDTDSDWLDEAISDSLATEIGDLPSPDGEEEFDLSDIPELTDSDFGDLSESHEDWKENPISNLEDELDSLHEESNPYEPVASDSDSEEEPELGDDLIDRDYHDDLNEADAPLPEVNLFDEWENEAKKEAAKQPLRPAKEDPAPIGEEVLFDDESDFGTAPMAYHLASKKRIENYQAIFEITKEIASSKEFSDFFDNLVYSLIGQVGCHSVVILTSTNPKNTKWEAVAAQGITSKDAWYLSPGDEIYARISDSETVIYAGEFKSSRLPNRELNLLNEMGSEILVPIRHGEKCFGVLSLGKLINGEEYITDDLEFAKIVGDIAGSVFERVSEFESINDDLVHAKEVIEINESVLQFARDFSKVRKMDEAYDFLIDNIKNKLGVKQFSFLVLDSETRSDYIVFGSNFILPERTKDFRLSKDSDIVGMVSNVSGVYKLENFREDAELKSIFTNDELGIMSEFTILPIINLNWLVGMVIIHSTGSAWTDTTRDVAVSMLETSAPVFANLLILQEKEALFRNPFNPLESRILAEMEKASSLKASFTVSLFKIQNVSRMIHLVGTGTFARYADTLRKTMMDHISELDFFTRVGQGKFVLVLHGKDKEETDVVIKKIKSSFAKKEETIIGNFRASYRVLTLAYPHDTKDKNQFLEMVEEA is encoded by the coding sequence GTGGGACTTCTTGATCGTGCCGAAGAGATTAAAAAAACATCGGAAACAAAAGTATCCCAAACTCCATCTGCAAAAAAAGACACTCCATCCTTACTAAAAAAAGCGGAACATTTTCGGGATGAAGATCCTTCCCCTGGCCAAAATATTACCGAATCCATACCTGTTTCTGACACCGACTCAGATTGGTTAGATGAAGCAATCTCAGATTCACTTGCGACTGAAATTGGTGATTTACCAAGTCCAGATGGGGAAGAAGAATTTGACTTAAGTGATATTCCTGAACTTACAGATTCAGACTTTGGCGATTTAAGTGAAAGTCACGAGGATTGGAAAGAAAATCCAATTTCAAATTTAGAAGATGAATTGGATTCATTACATGAAGAATCAAATCCATATGAACCAGTTGCCTCAGATTCAGATTCTGAAGAAGAACCTGAGTTAGGTGACGATTTGATTGATCGTGATTATCACGATGATTTAAATGAAGCCGATGCACCTCTACCCGAAGTAAATCTTTTTGATGAATGGGAAAATGAGGCAAAAAAAGAAGCCGCAAAACAACCATTACGACCAGCAAAAGAAGATCCAGCACCCATCGGTGAAGAAGTATTATTCGATGATGAATCTGATTTTGGAACGGCACCAATGGCATATCATTTGGCTTCCAAAAAACGAATTGAGAATTACCAAGCAATCTTCGAGATCACAAAAGAAATTGCTTCTTCAAAAGAATTTTCAGATTTTTTTGATAACTTGGTTTATAGTTTAATTGGACAAGTAGGTTGTCACTCCGTTGTCATCTTAACATCAACAAATCCTAAAAATACAAAATGGGAAGCTGTCGCTGCACAAGGGATCACTTCAAAAGATGCTTGGTATCTCTCTCCTGGTGATGAAATTTATGCGAGGATTTCTGACTCTGAAACTGTTATTTATGCAGGCGAATTTAAATCTTCAAGATTACCAAATCGAGAATTAAACTTATTAAATGAGATGGGTTCAGAGATTCTTGTTCCAATTCGACATGGTGAAAAATGTTTCGGAGTATTATCGCTTGGAAAACTCATTAATGGTGAAGAATATATCACAGATGATTTAGAATTTGCGAAAATTGTAGGTGATATTGCAGGTTCAGTATTTGAGAGGGTATCCGAATTTGAATCGATTAATGATGATTTAGTACATGCAAAAGAAGTGATAGAAATCAATGAATCAGTTCTTCAATTTGCGCGTGATTTTTCGAAAGTGCGCAAAATGGACGAAGCTTATGATTTTTTAATCGATAACATTAAAAACAAATTGGGTGTTAAACAATTCTCTTTCTTGGTTCTTGATTCCGAAACAAGATCTGACTATATAGTTTTTGGATCGAATTTTATTTTGCCTGAAAGGACAAAAGATTTCAGACTCAGTAAGGACTCTGATATTGTTGGTATGGTATCTAATGTATCAGGAGTTTACAAACTTGAAAATTTTCGAGAAGATGCCGAACTCAAATCAATTTTTACAAATGACGAATTGGGAATCATGAGTGAATTTACAATTCTTCCAATCATCAACTTGAATTGGTTAGTTGGAATGGTCATCATTCACTCTACTGGATCTGCTTGGACTGACACAACTCGTGATGTTGCAGTTTCTATGCTTGAAACATCAGCTCCCGTTTTTGCTAACTTACTCATTCTGCAAGAAAAGGAAGCATTATTCCGTAATCCATTTAATCCTTTAGAATCTCGTATCCTTGCTGAGATGGAAAAAGCTTCTAGCCTTAAGGCTTCTTTTACTGTTTCGCTATTTAAAATTCAAAATGTTTCTAGAATGATCCATTTGGTTGGAACAGGAACATTTGCTAGATACGCAGATACTTTACGAAAAACGATGATGGACCATATTAGTGAACTGGATTTCTTCACAAGGGTAGGACAAGGGAAATTTGTTTTAGTTCTGCATGGGAAAGACAAAGAAGAAACAGATGTGGTAATTAAAAAGATCAAATCTTCCTTTGCTAAAAAAGAAGAAACAATCATCGGAAATTTCCGAGCAAGTTACCGAGTTTTGACCTTAGCATACCCTCATGATACCAAAGACAAAAACCAATTTTTGGAAATGGTAGAAGAAGCTTAA
- a CDS encoding MarR family winged helix-turn-helix transcriptional regulator, which produces MSKVKTSKEEVLLLKNQICFSMYSSMHRLMKLYRPLLADIGLTYSQYIVMLVMWEEKEITVTKLGERLQLDSGTLTPLLKRLEKSGQIKRTRSVEDERVVILTLTKNGKLLREKAKSIPEQIFCLSGIEESQAIQLKTILDEFGKDYK; this is translated from the coding sequence TTGTCCAAGGTTAAGACCTCTAAAGAAGAGGTTCTTTTGTTAAAGAATCAAATTTGTTTTTCGATGTATTCATCTATGCATCGATTGATGAAACTCTATCGTCCGCTTCTTGCGGACATAGGGCTAACTTATTCGCAATACATAGTAATGCTTGTTATGTGGGAAGAAAAAGAAATTACAGTCACTAAACTTGGAGAAAGGTTACAATTGGATTCAGGCACATTGACTCCACTTCTAAAAAGATTAGAAAAAAGTGGTCAAATAAAAAGGACAAGAAGTGTAGAAGATGAGCGGGTTGTTATTTTGACACTTACAAAAAATGGAAAACTTCTCCGTGAAAAGGCAAAATCCATTCCAGAGCAAATTTTTTGTTTATCCGGAATCGAAGAAAGCCAAGCGATCCAATTAAAAACTATTTTGGATGAGTTTGGTAAAGATTATAAATAA
- a CDS encoding polysaccharide biosynthesis/export family protein → MNPIWLRRMVFLIVILSGLVILKENPDLRKRIYSEAPIRVKIEGPVVNPGIYTLDAGSNGNDLIGIAGGTLPGAQIKLEDSILEQPLEDGQILKLGKR, encoded by the coding sequence TTGAATCCAATCTGGCTCAGACGAATGGTATTCTTGATTGTAATATTGTCTGGATTGGTGATCTTAAAGGAAAACCCTGATTTGCGAAAAAGAATCTATTCGGAAGCACCAATCCGTGTTAAAATTGAGGGACCCGTAGTGAACCCCGGAATTTATACACTTGATGCCGGTTCTAATGGAAACGATTTAATTGGGATCGCTGGTGGAACATTACCAGGGGCGCAAATCAAACTGGAGGACAGTATCTTGGAACAACCGTTAGAGGATGGCCAGATACTAAAATTGGGAAAACGGTAA
- the atpE gene encoding ATP synthase F0 subunit C produces the protein MEFGLGYIAVGLAAGLALLGAGIGIGRIGGSVAESISRQPEAAGKIQLVLYVAAGMIEGAALFAVVIALLIALKLNGSIDKTIGAGATKVEQGQ, from the coding sequence ATGGAATTCGGTTTAGGATACATCGCAGTAGGACTCGCAGCAGGACTTGCATTACTTGGTGCAGGAATCGGTATTGGTAGAATTGGTGGATCAGTGGCAGAAAGCATTAGCCGCCAACCAGAAGCAGCGGGAAAGATCCAACTCGTTCTTTACGTAGCAGCAGGTATGATTGAAGGTGCAGCACTTTTCGCAGTGGTAATCGCTCTTCTTATCGCGCTCAAACTCAATGGCTCAATTGACAAAACAATTGGTGCTGGTGCCACTAAAGTAGAACAAGGACAATAG
- the atpC gene encoding ATP synthase F1 subunit epsilon, with the protein MSKELTLTVISPDKILYQGKAESVILPGSVGYFGILPGHATLVSQLDFGLIKLHTAGKEFRIAIDGGFCEVRNDQIRVLTEGGDSEDDLTHDHAIELLQEAESLPTSKEKENLLKKAKVRILLHER; encoded by the coding sequence ATGAGTAAAGAACTGACTTTAACAGTCATCTCGCCGGACAAAATCCTTTACCAAGGCAAGGCAGAATCAGTGATTCTGCCAGGTTCAGTGGGTTATTTTGGAATTCTCCCTGGGCATGCAACTCTTGTGTCACAACTCGATTTTGGCCTCATTAAGTTGCATACAGCAGGAAAAGAATTCCGAATCGCCATTGATGGTGGATTTTGTGAAGTGAGAAATGACCAAATCCGAGTGCTCACGGAAGGTGGGGATTCTGAAGACGATTTGACTCATGACCACGCCATCGAGCTCTTACAAGAAGCAGAATCTCTCCCAACCTCGAAAGAGAAAGAAAATCTCCTAAAGAAAGCAAAAGTTCGCATTTTACTGCACGAACGTTAA
- a CDS encoding glutathione peroxidase, which produces MAEEFYKIKVKRGSEEIPMEQFKDKVLLIVNTASQCGFTPQYKGLQETYDRWKGKGLEILAFPCNQFGEQEPGSDAEIKLFCEKTFSTTFPIFSKLEVNGPNTDPLYSHLKKNAPGIFGSLDIKWNFTKFLVDKNGNVVKRYAPITKPEAIEKDIEKLVQG; this is translated from the coding sequence ATGGCAGAAGAATTTTACAAAATTAAAGTGAAACGAGGATCCGAAGAGATCCCGATGGAACAATTTAAAGATAAAGTATTGTTAATTGTGAATACGGCAAGCCAGTGTGGCTTCACTCCTCAATACAAAGGTCTACAAGAAACGTATGATCGTTGGAAAGGAAAAGGGTTGGAGATTTTGGCATTCCCATGTAACCAATTTGGAGAACAAGAGCCTGGTTCTGATGCAGAGATCAAACTTTTTTGTGAGAAGACATTCTCAACTACATTTCCAATCTTTTCCAAACTTGAAGTGAATGGACCGAATACCGATCCTCTTTATTCCCACTTAAAGAAGAATGCTCCTGGTATTTTTGGGTCTTTGGATATTAAATGGAACTTCACAAAATTTTTAGTTGATAAAAATGGAAACGTTGTTAAACGATATGCTCCCATTACGAAACCAGAAGCAATCGAAAAGGATATTGAGAAACTTGTCCAAGGTTAA
- a CDS encoding F0F1 ATP synthase subunit B — MVLLAASGFNLLKVNPGLVIWTLVTFSVVVFVLKKFAWDKILHALEERASGIQGDINKAESLRVEAEKSLKEYKDQLFKATEEAHRIVDEAKKDAVALRTKLTEEAHNEVKGIKDNAVREIELAKGRALSELQNQIVEMSVLIASEILEKQLKKEDYASFVEKEIAKLDKLKIK; from the coding sequence TTGGTACTCCTCGCGGCTTCCGGCTTCAATTTGCTGAAAGTCAATCCGGGTCTGGTCATCTGGACCCTGGTCACTTTCTCAGTTGTTGTCTTCGTTCTTAAAAAATTTGCATGGGACAAGATCCTTCATGCTCTCGAAGAACGTGCTTCCGGCATCCAAGGTGATATCAACAAAGCGGAATCTCTTCGTGTTGAAGCAGAAAAGTCTTTAAAAGAATATAAAGACCAACTCTTCAAAGCAACAGAAGAAGCACACAGAATTGTCGATGAAGCTAAGAAAGATGCAGTTGCTCTCCGCACTAAATTGACGGAAGAAGCACACAATGAAGTAAAGGGAATCAAAGACAATGCTGTTCGAGAAATCGAATTGGCAAAAGGCAGAGCCTTGTCTGAGTTACAAAACCAAATTGTGGAAATGTCCGTTCTCATCGCGAGTGAGATCTTGGAGAAACAATTGAAGAAGGAAGACTATGCTTCCTTTGTCGAAAAAGAGATCGCAAAACTCGATAAACTTAAAATAAAATGA
- the atpA gene encoding F0F1 ATP synthase subunit alpha, with protein sequence MKIKTDEVTSVLKQEIKNFKKDLQVEEVGTVLEVGDGIARVYGLTNVMSGELVEFQNGVRGQAFNLEENSVGVVIFGDYIKIEEGFTVKRVGKIFEVPVGPELLGRVLNPLGEVIDGKGPLNAKKTRPVESPAPGIAMRKSVHEPMQTGIKAIDAMIPIGRGQRELIIGDRGTGKTSIAIDTIINQKGKGVICVYVAIGQKASTVASTIEMLREKGALEYTIIVSANASEPAPMLYIAPYSGATMAEYFMYEEGKATLVVYDDLSKQAVAYRQMSLLLRRPPGREAYPGDVFYLHSRLLERAAKLDDKFGGGSMTALPIIETQEGEVSAYIPTNVISITDGQIYLQSNLFASGLRPAVDVGISVSRVGSAAQIKAMKKVAGTLKSDLAQFRDLEAFAQLGTELDPVTQAQLDRGYRVLEILKQPNNSPTPVEEQVISIFAVTKGFMDTIPTAKVREFEAFLLKTMREQHAEILEEIRTAKEVKQEAALQKTIKSIVEHFLAKNN encoded by the coding sequence ATGAAAATTAAAACAGACGAAGTAACGTCGGTACTAAAACAAGAAATTAAAAACTTCAAGAAAGACCTTCAAGTTGAAGAAGTCGGAACAGTTCTCGAAGTCGGGGACGGGATTGCGAGAGTTTACGGACTCACAAACGTAATGTCAGGAGAGCTCGTTGAATTCCAAAACGGAGTTCGAGGCCAAGCCTTCAACTTAGAAGAAAATTCAGTTGGGGTTGTTATCTTTGGTGATTATATTAAAATCGAAGAAGGTTTCACAGTTAAACGTGTGGGAAAAATCTTCGAAGTTCCAGTAGGACCAGAACTTCTTGGTCGAGTGCTTAACCCTCTTGGGGAAGTGATCGATGGAAAAGGACCACTCAACGCGAAAAAAACAAGACCAGTTGAGTCTCCAGCTCCTGGAATCGCGATGAGAAAATCGGTTCATGAACCAATGCAAACAGGTATCAAAGCGATTGATGCGATGATCCCAATTGGACGTGGACAGAGAGAGCTCATCATTGGTGACCGTGGAACAGGAAAAACTTCCATCGCAATCGACACCATCATCAACCAAAAAGGGAAAGGTGTGATTTGCGTTTACGTAGCGATTGGACAAAAAGCATCTACTGTTGCTTCCACCATCGAAATGTTACGCGAAAAAGGTGCTCTTGAATACACGATCATCGTATCTGCTAACGCATCTGAACCAGCTCCTATGTTATACATTGCGCCTTACTCTGGTGCGACAATGGCTGAATACTTTATGTATGAAGAAGGAAAAGCAACTCTCGTTGTTTATGATGACCTTTCCAAACAGGCCGTTGCTTACCGACAAATGTCACTTTTACTTCGCCGCCCACCAGGTCGTGAAGCATACCCTGGGGACGTATTCTACCTTCACTCTCGTTTGCTTGAAAGAGCAGCGAAACTAGATGATAAATTTGGTGGTGGGTCAATGACTGCACTTCCGATCATCGAAACACAAGAAGGGGAAGTTTCGGCATACATTCCTACCAACGTAATTTCCATCACTGATGGTCAGATTTACCTCCAATCCAACCTTTTCGCATCGGGTCTTCGCCCTGCGGTGGATGTGGGAATTTCTGTATCACGGGTTGGATCTGCTGCGCAAATCAAAGCGATGAAAAAAGTAGCGGGAACACTCAAGTCAGATTTGGCTCAGTTCCGTGACTTAGAAGCGTTTGCACAGTTAGGAACAGAACTTGATCCAGTGACACAAGCTCAGCTTGATCGTGGTTACCGAGTTCTTGAAATTCTCAAACAACCAAATAACTCACCAACTCCGGTAGAAGAACAAGTGATTTCCATCTTCGCTGTAACAAAAGGATTCATGGATACAATTCCTACTGCAAAAGTAAGAGAATTCGAAGCCTTTCTTTTGAAAACAATGAGAGAGCAACACGCAGAAATTTTGGAAGAAATCAGAACTGCAAAAGAAGTAAAACAAGAAGCAGCTCTGCAAAAAACAATCAAATCGATTGTAGAACATTTTTTAGCAAAGAATAACTAA
- the atpB gene encoding F0F1 ATP synthase subunit A has protein sequence MYLRAISVENKSKYRFFLSFLLVFSLSFTNVFANDSEGHSSDEGFDFSEVMAHHLGDAPIFPLNFGGTIVTEGQPGFDAENHDVFVNHDGIKYHYLGGIDLHITKRVTMMWIACFFMFIIFIPAANLISKNPKKVHNKFTSGVEAFVSYLKENVVDSSLDHHGHSYYHYIFSLFFFILFCNLFGLIPSIGELTVAASDGLVALGVFEHTPHSLHTFGEIWSGITPTGDISVTLSLASITLLTIYGTAFTYQGISFVAHAVPKGVPLPLWPLMWVLEFIVTHIARSFALTMRLLANMTAGHVMILALLGFIFMSESWMIAPVSVLSSVLIYFLELLVAFLQAFIFSLLTTVFIGTVMHRH, from the coding sequence TTGTATTTGCGAGCTATTTCAGTGGAAAATAAGTCTAAATATCGGTTTTTTTTATCATTTTTATTAGTTTTTTCCCTTAGTTTTACGAATGTTTTTGCAAACGATTCGGAAGGGCACAGCTCTGATGAGGGCTTCGATTTCAGCGAAGTGATGGCGCACCACTTAGGTGACGCACCTATCTTCCCATTGAACTTTGGTGGCACAATCGTTACAGAAGGCCAACCTGGTTTTGATGCTGAAAATCATGATGTTTTCGTAAACCATGACGGTATCAAATACCACTATCTTGGTGGTATCGACCTTCACATCACAAAACGAGTGACCATGATGTGGATCGCTTGTTTTTTTATGTTCATCATCTTTATCCCGGCAGCAAACCTCATCTCTAAAAACCCGAAAAAAGTGCATAACAAATTCACATCGGGAGTAGAGGCTTTTGTAAGTTACTTAAAAGAAAATGTTGTGGATTCCTCTCTGGATCACCACGGCCATTCTTACTACCACTACATCTTCTCTTTGTTTTTCTTTATCCTATTCTGTAACTTGTTTGGTCTGATCCCATCGATTGGGGAGTTGACTGTTGCTGCTTCTGACGGACTAGTCGCACTTGGCGTTTTCGAACACACACCACATTCACTTCATACATTCGGAGAAATCTGGTCAGGGATTACTCCAACGGGTGATATCAGTGTGACTCTTTCTCTTGCATCTATCACCTTACTTACGATATACGGAACAGCATTTACTTACCAAGGGATCTCCTTCGTAGCTCATGCAGTTCCTAAGGGAGTTCCTCTCCCACTCTGGCCACTGATGTGGGTTCTAGAGTTTATTGTCACTCATATCGCACGTTCATTTGCTTTAACCATGAGGTTACTTGCCAACATGACAGCAGGACACGTTATGATCCTTGCGTTGCTTGGGTTTATCTTTATGAGTGAAAGTTGGATGATTGCACCTGTATCTGTTCTCAGTTCAGTGCTCATCTACTTTTTAGAACTTCTTGTAGCATTTCTACAAGCGTTCATTTTCTCACTGCTCACAACCGTGTTCATCGGAACTGTGATGCATAGACATTAA
- the atpD gene encoding F0F1 ATP synthase subunit beta, with the protein MNKGKIKQIIGSVLDISFDSGNMPEIYNAVEIKSKVNGKDVTITAEVQQHIGDNTVRAISLQSTDGLKRGLEVVDTGAPISVPVGTKTLGRIFNVLGEVIDEMGDLPKDVQTRPIHRNAPSYEEIKPKTEIFETGIKVIDLLAPYIKGGKTGLFGGAGVGKTVLIQELINNIAKQHGGYSVFAGVGERTREGNDLWHEMKDSGVIDKTVLCFGQMNEPPGARLRVALSALTMAENFRDESGSDILLFVDNIFRFSQAGSEVSALLGRMPSAVGYQPTLSTEMGGLQERITSTTRGSITSVQAIYVPADDLTDPAPATAFTHLDATTVLSRAISEKGIYPAVDPLDSTSRIMNPQIVGEEHYNTAREVQRILQRYKDLQDIIAILGMDELSEDDKILVARARRLEKFLSQPFHVAEQFTGRPGKYVKLEDTIRSFKGIIEGKYDSLPEQAFYMVGSIDEVIEAAKQLKG; encoded by the coding sequence ATGAATAAAGGTAAAATTAAACAAATCATCGGTTCGGTTTTGGACATCAGTTTTGATTCCGGCAATATGCCTGAGATCTACAATGCCGTAGAGATTAAATCAAAAGTTAACGGCAAAGATGTTACCATCACTGCAGAAGTGCAACAACACATTGGAGACAATACAGTTCGTGCGATCTCCCTTCAATCGACAGACGGTTTAAAACGTGGATTGGAAGTAGTGGATACTGGTGCTCCGATTTCTGTTCCAGTGGGAACAAAAACTTTAGGTCGTATCTTTAACGTGCTTGGAGAAGTCATCGATGAAATGGGTGATCTTCCAAAAGACGTTCAAACTCGTCCAATCCATAGAAATGCACCTTCTTATGAAGAAATTAAACCTAAAACTGAGATCTTTGAAACAGGGATTAAGGTAATCGACCTTCTCGCTCCTTATATTAAAGGGGGAAAAACAGGACTCTTCGGTGGTGCTGGGGTAGGTAAAACGGTTCTTATCCAAGAGCTTATCAATAACATCGCAAAACAACACGGTGGTTACTCTGTGTTCGCTGGTGTGGGTGAAAGAACTCGTGAAGGAAACGACCTTTGGCATGAAATGAAAGACTCTGGTGTAATCGACAAAACAGTTCTTTGTTTTGGTCAGATGAACGAACCACCAGGTGCACGTCTTCGTGTGGCTCTTTCTGCCTTGACAATGGCAGAAAACTTCCGTGACGAATCTGGATCTGATATCCTTCTATTCGTAGATAATATCTTCCGTTTCTCCCAAGCAGGTTCTGAAGTATCGGCCCTTCTTGGTCGTATGCCATCTGCGGTAGGTTACCAACCAACTCTTTCCACTGAGATGGGGGGACTACAAGAACGAATCACTTCCACAACAAGAGGTTCCATTACTTCTGTGCAAGCGATCTACGTTCCTGCCGACGACTTAACTGACCCGGCTCCTGCAACAGCGTTTACGCACTTAGATGCAACTACAGTTCTTTCTCGTGCGATTTCTGAAAAAGGGATTTACCCTGCTGTGGATCCACTCGATTCCACATCACGAATTATGAACCCACAAATCGTAGGGGAAGAACATTATAACACGGCACGTGAAGTACAAAGAATCCTTCAAAGATATAAAGACCTTCAAGATATCATTGCGATCCTTGGTATGGACGAACTTTCTGAGGATGACAAAATCCTTGTGGCTCGAGCTCGTCGTTTGGAGAAATTCCTCTCCCAACCATTCCACGTGGCAGAACAGTTCACTGGTCGACCTGGTAAGTATGTGAAGTTAGAAGACACAATCCGTTCCTTCAAAGGAATCATTGAAGGAAAGTATGACTCTCTTCCAGAACAAGCATTCTACATGGTCGGATCGATTGACGAAGTGATCGAAGCGGCGAAACAACTCAAAGGTTAA
- the atpH gene encoding ATP synthase F1 subunit delta, with protein MSLNQISKVYATALLELAQEANSLESTEEELSSLVDVFFSDDSIRHYFLSPLVDPSEKEQTAAKSVQGKASEFVANFITLVVRKNRFLYLKDILEDYRAGVDRLKNRSSLRIVSKESLGKEAVDRITKSIASKFGREIRVTEQVDPTLIGGFKIYIDDFLIDASIRAKLAGTREALLQKKIPVGAFE; from the coding sequence ATGAGTCTGAACCAAATTTCAAAGGTTTACGCAACGGCACTTTTGGAGTTAGCTCAGGAAGCTAACTCACTTGAGTCAACGGAAGAGGAATTATCAAGTTTAGTTGATGTTTTCTTTTCCGATGATTCGATTCGCCATTATTTTCTTTCTCCGTTAGTTGATCCTTCTGAGAAAGAACAAACTGCCGCAAAGTCAGTTCAAGGGAAGGCATCAGAGTTTGTTGCCAACTTCATTACACTTGTGGTTCGTAAAAACAGGTTCCTTTACTTAAAGGATATTTTGGAAGATTACCGTGCAGGTGTGGACCGACTTAAAAATCGTAGTTCCCTTCGTATCGTTTCCAAAGAATCATTAGGTAAAGAAGCAGTAGATCGAATCACGAAGTCCATCGCTTCCAAGTTCGGACGTGAAATTCGTGTCACTGAACAAGTGGATCCAACCCTCATTGGTGGATTCAAAATTTATATAGACGACTTTTTAATCGATGCCTCAATCCGCGCAAAACTTGCCGGAACAAGAGAGGCTCTCCTCCAAAAGAAAATCCCAGTCGGAGCATTTGAATGA